The following are encoded together in the Schistocerca americana isolate TAMUIC-IGC-003095 chromosome 6, iqSchAmer2.1, whole genome shotgun sequence genome:
- the LOC124620263 gene encoding non-classical arabinogalactan protein 31-like: MSPIILMPVKVPVKVPVKVPVKVPVKVPVKVPVKVPVKVPVKVPVKVPVKVPVKVPVKVPVKVPVKVPVKVPVKVPVKVPVKVPVKVPVKVPVKVPVKVPVKVPVKVPVKVPVKVPVKVPVKVPVKVPVKVPVKVPVKVPVKVPVKVPVKVPVKVPVKVPVKVPVKVPVKVPVKVPVKVPVKVPVKVPVKVPVKVPVKVPVKVPVKVPVKVPVKVPVKVPVKVPVKVPVKVPVKVPVKVPVKVPVKVPVKVPIKVPIKVPIKTCLLPELRRPTYR; this comes from the coding sequence TGCCCGTCAAAGTGCCCGTCAAAGTGCCCGTCAAAGTGCCCGTCAAAGTGCCCGTCAAAGTGCCCGTCAAAGTGCCCGTCAAAGTGCCCGTCAAAGTGCCCGTCAAAGTGCCCGTCAAAGTGCCCGTCAAAGTGCCCGTCAAAGTGCCCGTCAAAGTGCCCGTCAAAGTGCCCGTCAAAGTGCCCGTCAAAGTGCCCGTCAAAGTGCCCGTCAAAGTGCCCGTCAAAGTGCCCGTCAAAGTGCCCGTCAAAGTGCCCGTCAAAGTGCCCGTCAAAGTGCCCGTCAAAGTGCCCGTCAAAGTGCCCGTCAAAGTGCCCGTCAAAGTGCCCGTCAAAGTGCCCGTCAAAGTGCCCGTCAAAGTGCCCGTCAAAGTGCCCGTCAAAGTGCCCGTCAAAGTGCCCGTCAAAGTGCCCGTCAAAGTGCCCGTCAAAGTGCCCGTCAAAGTGCCCGTCAAAGTGCCCGTCAAAGTGCCCGTCAAAGTGCCCGTCAAAGTGCCCGTCAAAGTGCCCGTCAAAGTGCCCGTCAAAGTGCCCGTCAAAGTGCCCGTCAAAGTGCCCGTCAAAGTGCCCGTCAAAGTGCCCGTCAAAGTGCCCGTCAAAGTGCCCGTCAAAGTGCCCGTCAAAGTGCCCGTCAAAGTGCCCGTCAAAGTGCCCGTCAAAGTGCCCGTCAAAGTGCCCGTCAAAGTGCCCGTCAAAGTGCCCGTCAAAGTGCCCGTCAAAGTGCCCGTCAAAGTGCCCATCAAAGTGCCCATCAAAGTGCCcatcaaa